The genomic segment GGAGGATCCAGATGGCCGATACCAACGCGCAGCAGCCCGATTGCCTGGAAGACGTGATCGACGAATTAGTCGACCTCGGCGATGGTCAGGCAAAGGTGTCGGTAGGCGATATTCAAGAAACGATCGGTCAGCGAAGCTTCGGCCTGTTTTTGTTCGTTCCGGCGATCCTCGAAATCAGCCCGGTCGGGGGCATTCCCGGTCTGCCGACGCTGTTGGCGTTGATCATCGCCATGTTCGCAGTGCAGTTGCTGTTCGGGCGTGATCATTTCTGGATTCCAGGATTCATGGCCCGTCGCTCGGTGAGCGGTGAAAAACTTGGAAAAGGTT from the Stutzerimonas stutzeri genome contains:
- a CDS encoding exopolysaccharide biosynthesis protein; amino-acid sequence: MADTNAQQPDCLEDVIDELVDLGDGQAKVSVGDIQETIGQRSFGLFLFVPAILEISPVGGIPGLPTLLALIIAMFAVQLLFGRDHFWIPGFMARRSVSGEKLGKGLNKIRPVVRWLDKISRKRLPWATRKAFLKVIAVICLLLTASVPPLELLPFASTAPFSAICLFGLGITTRDGAAIVVGLVVAVGAFILAGMGIVG